TTCTCGTTTAGAAAGTTTGTTAATACACTTCCAAAGCGATGAGCTATTCCCCCCTGATTCTGCAATAAGTTGCTCAAAATATGCAGTTTTCGCCTTTCTCATTTCACTAACTACTTTATTTCTTAAAGATTTAAAGATTAGAATatctgtctgtgtttttgtaAGCAATGACTTTTTCAAAGCAGAATCTCTCTTTTTCATTAATTGATGGATGTCTGAATTTAGCCAAAGTAAGGATGCACTATTTTGTCTATATTTTAACGGTTGTGTATacttttgaataattttttcaATGGTTCTCATCACAATTTCGCAGTTTTTGTCCAGGTCACTAACTTGTAATGCATCATtccaattaatattttttatatcattttcaaattttgtcattttacTCTTGGGGATGCCTACTGCTCCTGGTTTAAAAGTTTGACGAAAAGTATTTTGCAAACGTTTCTTTGTCAGTTTTCTAACAACCAGGATCATGTTATGATCGGACAAACCTGTCAGcagattatatatttttattacccGTTCAGGTTTATTTGTAAATGCAAGATCAATAAGAgttttacttgtttttgttATCCTTGTTGGGCCTTTTATTAACTGATTAAATTTATGTTTTGCTGTAATTGATTTCAACTTTTGCTTACTATGTTTGTCAGCCCAATTTATGTTAAAATCTCCAATTATAATCGTTTCAATACGACAATTTAAAAACTTTAACACTTCCTCTAACttataataaaaagaagaatCATGTGAGGGTGGATTATACAAAATCACAACATTAAAATTCATTTTTGGGGACATTATGACATTTAACACCAAACATTCTAATCCAGCAATATGTAGTTCCACCTCAGCGCATTTAAAAATTTCcttaatataaatcaaaactccCCCCCTTCAAATTAAAGTTGAAGGCCTCTGAAATGAGAGTATAAAGTAACGAGTGTGAGGCTTCCACTTTGTCTTTTCTGACTGCACAACCTGCATGTCCGAATTTACCTTCTTGGCAAgaataaaagcatttaaagaTACTTAGCTTGTGTTTTTCATTTCCAGCTTCACCATCATAactattaaagttttttttttttccacaacagTTGTGGGGTGGGGCCTCCAAGGATTGAACTGGTTTGTTCagtacatcccacagatgctcaattggattgagatctggagaatttAGAGACCAAgttaacacctcaaactcgttgttttcctcaaaccattcctgaacgatttttgctttgtggcagggctcattatcctgctgaaagagaccaCAGCCATCAGGGAATATCTTTGGTATTCACAATTTGTCCCTTGttaaactcactcaaatcaTTACGCTTGCCCATCAACTtcgaggacaaaatgttcacttgctgcctaatatatcccacccactgtCTGATTATGCTGGATAATGTTTAGTTGTTTTCAGCTGAGAGGAAGGTAAAACATGATACAATATTAAAGGCCATAACTGGTGTAACAAGTGACAGATACACTGCTGTCAAAATATCATCTTACATTAAAACCATTGAACCTTCTTAAAAGGATATGTGCTGTTGAGCCTTCTTACATTATTCACCTCCGGAGTAAAGGATAGATAGATGGTTGTCAATCTCTTtgcccccccccctccccttcCATTTgcatagtttttatttatttattattcttctGGTTGTGGTTTTCACACACTTCTTTCTCTTccgtttttattgtattttactttgaaTGTAGCTCCTTTTGAAAGCTGCAAACATTTACCCCATttccttattttttaaataaaaatattaaacatctTATTAAGCCCATaataatatacactcacctaaaggattattaggaacacctgttcaatttctcattaatgcaattatctaatcaaccaatcacatggcagttacTTCAATGcatttcaatgcttcaagacaatctcctgaactccaaactaaatgtcagaatgggaaagaaaggtgatttaagcaattttgatcatgtcatggttgttggtgccagacaggccggtctgagtatttcacaatctgctcaattactgagattttcatgcacagccatttctagggtttacaaagaatggtgtgaaaagagaaaaacatccagtatgcggcagtcctgtgggcgaaaatgccttgctgatgctagaggtcagaggagaatgggctgactgattcaagctgatagaagagcaactttgactgaaataaccagtcattacaaccgaggtatgcagcaaagcatttgtgaagccacaacacgcacaaccttgaggcggatggggtACAACAGTAGAAGGcaccaccgggtaccactcatctccactacaaataggaaaaaaatgCTAAAATGTGCACTATCTcagcaaaattggacagttgaagactggaaaaatattgcatggtctgatgagtctcgatttctgttgagacgtTTAGATGgcagtcagaatttggcgtaaacagaatgagagcatggctccatcatgccttgttaccactgtgcaggctggtggtggtggtgtaatggtgtgggggatattttcttggcacagtttaagccccttagtgccaattgggcatcgtttaaatgccacggcctacctgagcattgggGGCAGAGCGTTCCATAATTTAGGGGCAATTGCTTGAAACGACCAGTCTCCCCAAGTTTTGAGAAGAGTTTTGGGGACACTCCGGAAATTTAAGCCTGAGGAATGAAGAGTACAAGTGGAAGAGTACGGTGACAGCAGGTCTGTGATATATTGGGGGGTATGACCATGTAGTGTTTTGAAAGTTAGAACTAAAATTTTATAATCAATTCTTTATTTAACAGGAAGCCAacgtaatttaaataaaattgcaagatgctatcctatcaatatgggccaagatttctaaagcatgctttcagcaccttgttgaatcaatgccacatacaattaaggcagttctgaagacgAAAGGGGGTCAGACACAGTAATAGTatagtgttcctaataatcctttaggtgagtgtataacgTCATGGTAATATATTTTAGGATGTTCTTAAAGGAGGGGTCTAATGCTATTTAATGCCAcccaacacacacgcacacgcacacacacacacgcacactatttattcagaaagtacaaatatctcaaGTGTTCcacaaacgattgatttgtgtgaagaaaatccccaaaaccgatcagtaacgtcgagtccatccgtcaaagattaataatacatttcaaatattgccgccagTGTCATGAAAAATCGTGTGCGCTTATAGGACCCAACTTGGTAgtggttttaaatgcctgatcaaaagctGTTATACATCGTTCTGGACAagccattgtttaaaaataaactatgaattcattgccatactaagtacacacacacacacacacacacacacaaaacatttatttgaaatatgtaattgattgctataatgggagcaaaaacatgttctgaattatttCAACTGATAAACTGTCAGTTGTACAACCAATACTACCAATACAAAATCATGACATAGTAATGTAcctaataatgtaaataataaagtataataaaaaaaaacagtgatatacagaacaggtgcacaaaataaatagattatataCGAGATATGcttgtatatttttatataagtaTACAAACGCATAAGGAGTAGTTTGCTCTACAACCGCGAGAACGATTTTAGAGCAAActactccttatgcttttgaatctctctcgcggtactttgtcatacaccgatcggtctgcgcagaACCAAtggatctcgaacaagccttatcatttgaatgagaaatatgAACGAGTGCGTGTTCAACAAAggggcgcgatcatcatttcaacgactaaaacattaagatcaactctgttcttcacatgaagatatcgtatgacttcagaagacttggaatgcaacatgagtaaATACTTTTATACGGTCGGTTTttacaataaatacatgtgactgtacatttatttgcctgttacgtgttttatattgttgggAGTTGgcaggtttagggtaggagtggagttagttgctcccaaatagacatgtgccgattttcgataatgcgataatgaatatgcacaatattgttattgtgggcactttaaaatatcgtaaataataattaattaacaattaatatttttttataatgcactcaagaatactttgcccatcaaccgtataaatgctcaacactgctgtattctgcgtcaaagggaagcgctcaggtgtaaatgagaagcacaagaacgagtgaaggagacacgCTAATGAAGtaccgctcagtgacagcagagggtgctgatgaactgcagaatgcagcgttTACCCTGGAAACCCGCAAACAAAAGAAACCgcatgtagtttttaaaacactatacatttaagtactgaatAATATTCATTAACATGTACCTACTGTAGGTTTAGGGTTTGATTTAGGgctagttgcatgtaattatgcatatttatttatagttaTCAGTATAACAACATGTAGcatatgtaacaatgacactgtaaaatagtgttaccaAATATTCTCAAAACAATTCTGATGTCAAACATTTAGATTCTTGTTCACGTCTTATTAAATTTAAGCAAATTGCATGTGTTTTGGCACATATATGCAAAAGAGTAAgcacatttgtttttaaacttTTCCAAGGGCCATATTACCAAAATGATGGTCTCTCATGATGAGATCAAATCAATTATTTTGGATCATGTATGAAATGCAGATGTTATGAAACATGTTCATACAGTAAACCACACAAAAACAGCAATGAGGAAACAGGGAGTATTTTGCCAGAAGTAAACAATCCAATTAAATTTTGAATTATTTCTTTCTGATACATTTTAGAATATTTGCTGAAGAGACAGCATAGAGAAAAGGATCCAGACAGCAGTTTAGCAAAGCCAGAGCCTTGCTTGTATCACCATAAACTCTACGGAAGGACTTGAGTTGGTCATGAACATCTGGATGAGAAGTTTTAGTCAGAGTTGTAACTATATCAATCACATTAATGATGTGCACAGGAGTCCAAAACAGAAAGAAAGCCACAACGATGCTGACCACAAGTCTCTTCTTGTAAGTCTTAACGTTTGCCCCCTGATTTCTGGGTTTCTGGTCCTGTGGAGCTCTAGTCAAGCCTTTGTGCAACCACAGATAACATGTTAACATGATCAAAAATGGAATGACGAACCCCAACAGGATCTCAAGAAGCAAAACAGACACTTCTACAGACCGTGACTTCATTGTCCTCTGACATCTTTGGAATCCATCCTGGTTTTTGAGTCCTTGAGTAAAAATTATTGGCAGGGCAAAAACAAAGGCTAGAATCCAGATGCCAATCATCTGAAGGCGCCTGTGCCGTCTTTCCAGTCTGTGCAGTAGCTTCCTGTTAGTGACCCTTGACTTGATGACATTGTGATAGCGGTGCACACTCATGGAGGTGACCGTCAGGACACCAACATACAGACTCCAGTGACCCAAGAAGAACAGGATCCTACAAGACCAAATGTCAAGTTTCCATCCAAACAGTATTCCACACAGCACGACAGGAGCCAAGCAAAGGGTCAACGCATCAGAGACAGCAAGGTTTAGCATTAGACATAAGGTAAAGCTCACATTTTTGTTCCAATCACGAGCAATGCTGATGATTACTGCGATGTTGCTTGGCAAACCTACCAAACAGCACAAACCCAAAACAACAGCTGGAGCAATCTGTTCTGAACCCACAGCAGTGCTGTTAGATGTGGAATTCAAGCTTACACTGAGCTCCATCAtgatcaaatattttaaatctcTAATGCTAGAAACAAAATATAGGCGTTATTGAGACAACACCTCCCACAAAACAACATATGCCAAATGGCATGCTCACCAacagctaaaaaaataaatacaaaattgcATATCATAGCCACAAGCAAAATATGTAGTAGCACTTTCATGAATAAGTTATAAGCAACATGACAGTATATCATTATATGATAGAAGATCAGTAGTTACTGTGcaaacaaatacatttgaaaatgtgATACATTTAATGACAATTCCATGTAAATTGACATTCAATAATAATCTGTTTatgattataaataaaataaaaatatatacatttataaactaaaaaaaatatgtttaataaaataCCTCCAAATTCATACAATAAAAATTTAAACCagtaaaaaagaagaagaactAAGACAgtagaaaacacacacaatgacatcgaaaatgtcaaaatattgtgCAGTCTGTGGGGTAGCAAATGTGATTTAGCATATTTTTGGCTAAAGTATTTTCTGATTCATGTCAGTCATTTAACAGCCTGTTTAGTTCCTAAGGACAGAAATGCTCACTgattatatgattttttttaaaaaattataattgtttGGGGTTAAATATACCTTAATGAGACATAGAGAAAAAACTCCATTAAAAGAGCTTAATGTATTTTTCGATATTAtttaacataaaatatataatattttactgtGATCAGTGATTTTATTGATAATACTATACACTGTACCATAATTTGCCACACAGAATGATTTCATCAGTTTGTTAGTCAAATTCAAATATTTCCTTCAAACAcattaacaacaacaaatataaaacaaaggaAATCTGTAATCTCCAAGAGaacaatttattataaaaagcaCTGTCAAATAtacaaggttaaaaaaaattcactgaAACATTTTTTCTAAAGACATTGTATTCATCACTTATTCTAACATAAAAATGTAGTTACTGGATGACAAAGTTCAACAACAAAGACTTGCAATgtaaaggagaaaaaaaaatgcacacatTTGCACGCAATGTAATGCCTCACAATGTAAAACCTCGGCATCATCAAAACACCAGCACTTTTTCTGTCACCCGTTCCTTCCCATCAGACTGCGCTCACAGAGACAGCCCACAGTCAAGACAACACCTCATGCTTCTCAATTGTAGATGAAGTTAAACCTGTGAAGGGGAATGAATAGAGTAAGCAAGTTAGTGGAAAAAAAAGGATTTaaacattaactctttccccaccagcacaaaaaaattaataattgaCAGCCACCGGCaggataaaataataataaataaaaaaataaaataaaaaaaagttcagtGTTTTTCTACCACCACCCTTGTAAAAATCCCCGTCTGAATTaccttctgttttttttttttttttttttacaaacaccAAGTACGTGTGGTAATTTAATTGCCGTATGAATCAACATCACTGAGTTTACAAGAGGAGATCAATTAAAATTCATTGGTTAAATCCTTTTGACCACACACAGTTGTACTTCgctgtaatttggatgcattttaaaatttGTACACTTTTGCACTTGTAAAATGTGTACAAAATTTGTAATTATGCTATTTCACAGTTGCTTAAAGGAGAAAGAAGAAAAGCATGTACACTTTTGAAATAGGCCATTATGGCAGCAAttatatacattaaaatataaaccAATCAGCTTTGTGTTTCTCTCATGTAAATAAGAGGCTGTATTAAATTATTTCAACTCATGTTTAAAATGACCCAAAATTTTGAGAGAAAATACAAGAAAGAAAACTATTTTAACTATAGCGCATCCATCTTACTATTTTTAAGcagatttaaataaatcaaataataggatatttttctattatttaagccacaatatgtaatttttcggCAAGGTCACTTATTtgaaaacaaaggcgtagcttgatggaACCATGATTTCACAGAACTTTTATTATGTCTCTCCCAATTTTTCCAGTCATGCGTATGTGGGTTAACACTGGgggttgaaagttatgttatgttataatgctactctgtgcattcgctccgCAGCTattatgagacacttgttgcacagaTAAGCTAGGTCGATATTAGGCATTAGTACTCATGGTAAAAAACAAGTGTTAAGCTATTTAACAGTGATTAGTTTTCTGTCGATAAATGTATccaaactagggctgtcaaatttgctcaaaaatgacgttcgaatatttcctctaaaaaaaaaacacacattcgAACATCTGGTTGTGCATTTTGTAAATGACACGCATTACGTCAATTACGTCAAACAGGACAACGTTTAACCCTATTTGACAACATATTACCTAACcaaaaacaagtaaatcaaTTAATGGCCAAGAACACAGACCtcactctctctcgccctcAGCTCACGCTCTCTGCGcataacggtttaaatgaacaaacacaatttgagtgctgatcaagagttttgtgcacGCAATTGAAGGACACGACTCGTCCCAAATATAGCAGTTTTACAGCAAATTGAACGCTCCAAGCGAGCCATgcagtggtaaacatggaacTTTTCCTTGACGTGAAACGGTAAATAATTAGACCAGTGGAAGCAGGGCATTTATCCTCTATTCATGCATCATCtattcagtcagtacagtagcctaaaCTTCagttatgtttctgtttaatgttaaataaaatgaggcatggtatgctcttacatagcttgcatacAACTTTATCTCACGGCTCCAACAACTTTAGCGCCCACTCGCAAATTACACAACCCCCCCTTTACTGCCGCAGGCTTTTTTTcccacttatttttttttatttgaatattaattttcaccttcgaaaccttcgttttttaaaaactattcgaatatatatctttgaatttagaatatttgttgacagccctaatccaaacagttgctcacctgtctaataaaacaaaatattaaagtgTCTCCTGTTTTCCCATGGTTTTAACAGAAAGCGAGGGTAACGTATGTAATTGATAGGTGACGCACAGACGCGGTCCGTGTCCTGATAATGATTAGATCTGGATACAGAACGCTGATCAAAACATAGATGAGTAGATCACTTCTGtcaacacccccaaagcttcacagtccaaTAGTAGCTCGTCCTGagtcgacatttcattcagtaacgtTTGGCAATTTTCATTGACATGCCGTTTAATGTTTGATAAATCACAACATTTTACATATCCATCTGCTTATGTACGCTATCATTTTTTTCTGCTTCGCCAGCATTTTGTTCCAGATTCTGTAGTCTTTCAGAAGATTAATAATAGCCCTCTCTAATGCACAACAGAGAAAACACAAAAAGCTGGAAATTCTGTCAATGGCGGGGAAAGAGCTCATGTAATTAGACACCATTTATCAATATTGTTTAAATGACGTGAAACCCATTTACTAGATGCTTTCATAACCCATCC
The nucleotide sequence above comes from Pseudorasbora parva isolate DD20220531a chromosome 16, ASM2467924v1, whole genome shotgun sequence. Encoded proteins:
- the LOC137042949 gene encoding leukotriene B4 receptor 1-like, with protein sequence MMELSVSLNSTSNSTAVGSEQIAPAVVLGLCCLVGLPSNIAVIISIARDWNKNVSFTLCLMLNLAVSDALTLCLAPVVLCGILFGWKLDIWSCRILFFLGHWSLYVGVLTVTSMSVHRYHNVIKSRVTNRKLLHRLERRHRRLQMIGIWILAFVFALPIIFTQGLKNQDGFQRCQRTMKSRSVEVSVLLLEILLGFVIPFLIMLTCYLWLHKGLTRAPQDQKPRNQGANVKTYKKRLVVSIVVAFFLFWTPVHIINVIDIVTTLTKTSHPDVHDQLKSFRRVYGDTSKALALLNCCLDPFLYAVSSANILKCIRKK